The Harpia harpyja isolate bHarHar1 chromosome 13, bHarHar1 primary haplotype, whole genome shotgun sequence genome contains a region encoding:
- the LOC128149872 gene encoding cytochrome P450 1B1 encodes MEAACNSMALERLGEALRGLPASQGCLLLLLCLLAAVHLGKLLLQRQQRRRQGQRRAPPGPFPWPLIGNAAQLGSAPHLSFARLASTYGAVFQLRLGRWPVVVLNGERAIRQALVRQGAAFAGRPPFPSFQLVSGGLSLAFGGYSELWKLHRRAAHATVRAFSTGSPATRRLLERHLVGEARALVALLVRGSAGGAFLDPSRVLVVAVANVMSALCFGRRYSHGDGEFLRLVGRNEQFGRAVGAGSLVDALPWLQRFPSPVRAAYRAFRDLNRDFYGFVRGKFLQHQRSLRPGAAPRDMMDAFIRLQREQPRLQLEHVPATVTDIFGASQDTLSTALQWLLIFLIRYPNVQAKMQEEVDRIVGRDRLPCAEDQPHLPYIMAFLYESMRFSSFVPVTIPHATTTNTFIMGYLIPKDTVIFVNQWSVNHDPAKWSNPEDFDPTRFLDENGFINKDLTSSVMIFSLGKRRCIGEELSKVQLFLFTSILVHQCNFTANPNEDPKMDFTYGLTIKPKPFTLNVTLRDTMDLLDQAVQRLQAEKAANENQLSANA; translated from the exons ATGGAAGCAGCGTGCAACAG CATGGCCCTCGAGAGGCTCGGGGAAGCCCTGCGCGGCCTCCCCGCCTCGCAaggctgcctgctgctcctcctctgcctgctcgcCGCCGTCCACCTGGGCAAGCTCCTCCTGCAGCGGCAGCAGCGCCGGCGGCAGGGCCAGCGCCGGGCGCCGCCGGGCCCCTTCCCCTGGCCCCTGATCGGCAACGCGGCGCAGCTGGGCAGCGCCCCGCACCTCTCCTTCGCCCGCCTGGCCAGCACCTACGGCGCCGTCTTCCAGCTGCGCCTGGGGCGCTGGCCCGTGGTGGTGCTGAACGGGGAGCGCGCCATCCGGCAGGCCCTCGTCCGCCAGGGGGCCGCCTTCGCCGGCCGGCCgcccttcccctccttccagcTGGTGTCGGGCGGGCTCAGCCTGGCCTTCGGCGGCTACTCGGAGCTGTGGAAGCTGCACCGCCGGGCGGCGCACGCCACGGTGCGGGCCTTCTCCACCGGCAGCCCCGCCACCCGCCGGCTGCTGGAGCGGCACCTGGTGGGCGAGGCGCGGGCGCTGGTGGCGCTGCTGGTGcgcggcagcgccggcggcgcCTTCCTCGACCCCTCGCGCGTCCTGGTGGTGGCCGTGGCCAACGTGATGAGCGCCCTGTGCTTCGGCCGCCGCTACAGCCACGGCGACGGCGAGTTCCTGCGCCTGGTGGGGCGCAACGAGCAGTTCGGGCGGGCGGTGGGCGCCGGCAGCCTGGTGGACGCGCTGCCCTGGCTCCAGCGCTTCCCCAGCCCCGTGCGCGCCGCCTACCGCGCCTTCCGCGACCTCAACCGCGACTTCTACGGCTTCGTCCGCGGCAAGTTCCTGCAGCACCAGCGCAGCCTGCGCCCGGGGGCCGCCCCCCGCGACATGATGGACGCCTTCATCCGCCTGCAGCGGGAGCAGCCGCGgctgcagctcgagcacgtgccCGCCACCGTCACCGACATCTTCGGCGCCAGCCAGGACACCCTCTCCACCGCCCTGCAGTGgctcctcatcttcctcatcaG GTATCCGAACGTGCAGGCTAAAATGCAGGAAGAAGTGGATAGGATTGTTGGAAGAGACCGTCTGCCATGTGCTGAAGATCAGCCTCACTTGCCCTACATCATGGCTTTCTTGTATGAATCCATGCGTTTCAGTAGCTTTGTGCCTGTTACTATCCCACATGCCACCACAACCAACACCTTCATAATGGGCTACCTCATTCCCAAGGACACAGTGATTTTTGTAAATCAGTGGTCAGTGAATCACGATCCAGCAAAATGGTCCAACCCAGAGGATTTTGATCCAACGAGATTCCTGGATGAGAATGGATTCATCAATAAAGATCTTACTAGTAGTGTGATGATTTTCTCATTGGGAAAGCGTCGGTGTATTGGAGAGGAGTTATCCAAGGTGCAGCTGTTTCTCTTTACCTCCATACTGGTGCATCAGTGCAATTTTACTGCTAATCCAAATGAGGACCCTAAAATGGACTTCACCTATGGGTTGACCATTAAACCTAAGCCATTTACCTTGAATGTTACGCTTAGAGATACTATGGATTTGCTCGATCAGGCTGTCCAAAGACTGCAAGCAGAGAAAGCAGCCAATGAAAATCAGCTGTCAGCAAATGCCTAA